In Candidatus Methylomirabilota bacterium, the DNA window CCTAAAACAGTGCAAGAGTTGTGACAGCCACCCCCACCCCCGCGCCTGTGGGCAGGAGGTCCTCCTACCCGTCCTCCCGCACCCCCTGCACCCGCCAAAAAATCGGCACCATTAGAGAGAGGATTCGCTATCGGTTTTGCCTTAGAGGCTTTTGTATCGCCGGATCGCTAGTGCCGTTCCAACTAGTTGTCCCAACTTTCTCGCTGCACTCGATCACGACCCTTGCAACAAGACAGGCTGCTCAAATCGGCCCCTCGATCTTCCTCGGGGTGGTGAGCCTGTCGAACCACTTATCAAGGTGGAACGGCACTAGCAGCTTGAGGGGGGGCGAGCAGGTTTTCTTGCGGGGATGCTCTAATACGCCCGGGAGAGGTGTCTAGATAGCTTTCGCAAGTTCTCGGCACCTTCCATGGCCTTTTCGATGGTGCGCACCATATCGGGATTTTGGTGGGTGGCAGCATTGAAGAGTTCACCCAGGTGGGACTCTAGCAATTCGAGGGGGCGCCTGAATTCCTCGGCAAGGTTGGCCAGGGCAGACTCAGCAGGGGGTTTCCCTTCTCGTTCCAGTAAGGTAGCCTTCTCGATCACGGCAGCAGCGTGTAGGGTGATAACTTCAAGCAGATGAAGATCCTCTTCGCTAAACCGGCGGCCAGTTACGTGGTTGAGAAGCTGGACGACACCGATGATCCCCCGGCTGGTCTTCAAGGGGGCGCATAACATGGAGCGAGTCACGAAGCCGCTTTCTTCGTCTATCGAGCCGGAGAAGCGCGGGTCGGCGCTGGTGTCGGGGATGAGAAGGGCTTCCCCGGTTTGGGCGACCCACCCGGCGATTCCCTGGCCGGGCGACAGCCGTCGCCCCAGGATCCGGTCAGCGACGGGCCCCAGGGCGACCGCGAAAACTAATTCCCCAGTATCCTCGTCCCGCAGCAGAAGGGAGCCGGCCTTTGCGCGGAGGGCGGCGCCAATTCGTTCGATGGCCAGCTCCAGGACCATTTGGAGATCATGGGCAGCGTTAAGGATGGTGGCGACCCGGTTCAAGGCCTCGAGTTCCTCAATCCGCCGCAGGAGCGTCGCGATGTCCTGGATGATGGCGACCTCCTGGCCTTTCAGCGTCCTCCCGAGTAGCTCTCGAAAAAAGCACTCCACCAGGTTCTGATGCTCCTCGAGATCGGTGATTTTCACACGGCGCGCCTGCCCGTCCGGCATCTGGGGACGGTGGGTGATCTCGGTGGTGCACTCCCACATCCGGGACAAACGACCATCGTGTTCGAAAATCGGGTTGAAAAAGATCGTGCCGGCCTTGGCGTCAGCCGAATTGCAGTCGTACACCAGGTTGACACACCCCATTCCGTTCTCCCAGATGGGGGGGGGTGCTTGTCCGGTGGTTTCGAGTGGCTCACATCCAGTTGCCCGGCCTGCTTTTGAGCTTGGTTTTTATCATCAAAGGTGATGTAAAACTTAAGCATAGGCTCCTCATCCTACGGATTATGCTTTCCGCTGGGACACGAGTTGCTTACATCTCCTCTCCAATTGGCGTCGGCGGTACAAATATTCAGTAATATCAATGCCAAAGCCTGGTTCCGATGACGAAACCCTGATGATCGCTCTCATGCCCCACTATTCTGCTTTAGTGCCCTTCGGCTCCTGCCCTCGACGCACAATCCAGCGCTGCAGCAACGCTTCGAGCTCCCCGATCTTTACCCCTTTGGAGATGCAGTCATCCATCCCTGCAGCCAGGCACTTCTCGCGGTGATCGTCCGTGGCGTGGGCCGTGATGGCGATGACGGGCGTATGCCGCGCCGTTTCCTCCTCACGCTGGCGGATCTTGGCCGTTGCCTCGTAGCCGTCCATCTCGGGCATCTCGCAGTCCATCAAGACCAGGTCGTACCGGATACGAGAGACGGCATCGACGGCCTCGCGCCCATTGGAGGCGACATCAGCTTTGTAGCCTAACTCTTCTAACATCCCCACCGCGACCTTCTGGTTTAGTGCGTTGTCTTCGGCGATCAGGACGCGCGGCAGGGCGCGGACTTTTTCCTCTTGGAGGTTATGGCGGGTGATGAGGGGCGCGGCGGCTCGTTCGGTCGGCGCACCCATCACCCGAGCGATGCACTCAAACAACTGGGATTGACGCACGGGCTTCATCAGGTACGCGGCGGCACCTGCCTGATGCGCGGCTTTGGCATCTCCGGGCTGGCCAAAGGAGGTGAGCAGGATCAGTCGGACTGTCGCAAGGGTGGGATCGGCTTTGATGGCGCGGGCCAACTGGATTCCATCCATGTCGGGCATTTGCATGTCGAGAATCGCCAAATGGTAAGGCTCGGCCCGGTTGGTGGCTGCTCGCATTATGTCCAGTGCGACCGGGCCGCTCTCGGCAACATCGCTCGCCATTCCTCCAGAAATGATCTGGGAACGAAGGATCGTGCGGTTGGGGGCATTGTCGTCGACGATGAGGAGACGTAGACCGTGGAGATCACCCAGTGGAAGAGGCAATGTGGGAGCACCTTCTAGTTGCTTCTCCAGTCGCACGGTAAACCAAAAGGTGCTTCCCTTCCCAAGCTCACTCTCGACGCCGATCTCTCCCCCCACCAGTTCGACTATATCCCTCGAGATGGCGAGCCCGAGTCCGGTCCCTCCGTGCTTTCGGGTGGTGGAACTGTCGGCCTGGGTGAAAGGTTGGAACACGCACTCCATCACCTCGGGAGAAACACCGATACCGGTGTCGGTGATTTCGAACCGAACCAGCACCGTGTTGTCTGTCTCATCGGCGAGCTTGGCGCGCAAGATAACTTCTCCCTTTTCTGTAAACTTGACCGCATTGCCTAAGAGGTTCGTGAGGACTTGGCGGAGGCGTCCAGGGTCGCCGCGGAGGGAGGTGGGGACGTCATGATGGACGAGGCAGGCCAGCTCTAACGCCTTGGCCTGGGCCCGCGCCGCAAGCAACGAAACCACTTGCTCGACCGCCGTCCGAAGATCGAATTCGATGATCTCGATCTCGAGCTTGCCCGCCTCGATCTTGGAGAAATCCAGGACATCAGTGATGGTCTTTAACAGGGCTTCCCCGCTGCTGTTAATCGTCTCCACAATGTCCTGTTGTTCTGCGCTCAGATCGGTGTTGAGCAGCAGCCTTGTCATCCCATTGATGCCGAATATGGGCGTGCGGATCTCGTGGCTCATCATGGCCAGGATTTCGGATTTCTTCCGGGCGGTCTTCAACGCCTGATCGCGCGCTTCGGCGACCTCTCGGTTTTTCCTCTCGAGCTCCAGGACAGCCTGGGCGATTTGCTCTCTAATCTCCTCGCCCTTAGGGAGGTTCTTATCCGTACCCGCCATGCAATAGCATCTCCGGCTAAAGTGGCAAATCAAAAGATGCAGGGTCGCACCGATTGTATTAGTAGAAATTCGAGCAAAATTAGTGCCAAGGGGGCCGCCAACGCGCTTGGCCACAGAGGCCATTCAGCAAGCGCGTGTTGGGCGGATTAGCGGCCGTTTAGGGGGAGTATGGGGGGGGTCAGAAAAGGGAGAGCTGAGGACAGATTACCCTCATGCCGAGAATCGGTCACTGGAAACCAGGAAGCAACCTCCGCAACTATTTGAAAATGAAGCCTTTAATTCCTGGTACACGGTTTGCTCTCTTACTATCTGGAGAACTTAGCGAATCTTGGACTTCGGAGGGCCGAGATCAATGAGAATCTTGGTGAAGGAACAAGCGCATGTACCTGACGTGCTGCCGGACGGGACAGACATGAGGCCGTACAAGCGCCTGGCTGCGGCGGTGCTACAAGTGGCCCTCAGTGACGCGAATGGCACGCCAGCGTCCCCTCACACGCTCGATGCGCGGGGGTTTCTTTCCAGGAACAACCCACTGTTGCGGCATTGGTGCCGCCTTGCCAATGTCAATCAGGATCGGATCTTGGATTTGGCAAGAAGGCGGCGATGGTGTCAAAAAGATGGCCGAAACGGCCAGCGCGGCAGAAAATCCCGATATACAAGCCGATAGTGTTTGGTACGGGATCCCTCCTGTTTCTAATATCTTCGCTAGATCTACGAGTGTGCTCTAATCGCCTCGCTTTACTTCACTCTTCTTAATTCCGGACGTAGCCAGTCCTGGCTATACCGATCAATTCCGCGGGCGCCTGACCTGAAACTTTTGGC includes these proteins:
- a CDS encoding GAF domain-containing protein, whose amino-acid sequence is MGCVNLVYDCNSADAKAGTIFFNPIFEHDGRLSRMWECTTEITHRPQMPDGQARRVKITDLEEHQNLVECFFRELLGRTLKGQEVAIIQDIATLLRRIEELEALNRVATILNAAHDLQMVLELAIERIGAALRAKAGSLLLRDEDTGELVFAVALGPVADRILGRRLSPGQGIAGWVAQTGEALLIPDTSADPRFSGSIDEESGFVTRSMLCAPLKTSRGIIGVVQLLNHVTGRRFSEEDLHLLEVITLHAAAVIEKATLLEREGKPPAESALANLAEEFRRPLELLESHLGELFNAATHQNPDMVRTIEKAMEGAENLRKLSRHLSRAY
- a CDS encoding response regulator yields the protein MAGTDKNLPKGEEIREQIAQAVLELERKNREVAEARDQALKTARKKSEILAMMSHEIRTPIFGINGMTRLLLNTDLSAEQQDIVETINSSGEALLKTITDVLDFSKIEAGKLEIEIIEFDLRTAVEQVVSLLAARAQAKALELACLVHHDVPTSLRGDPGRLRQVLTNLLGNAVKFTEKGEVILRAKLADETDNTVLVRFEITDTGIGVSPEVMECVFQPFTQADSSTTRKHGGTGLGLAISRDIVELVGGEIGVESELGKGSTFWFTVRLEKQLEGAPTLPLPLGDLHGLRLLIVDDNAPNRTILRSQIISGGMASDVAESGPVALDIMRAATNRAEPYHLAILDMQMPDMDGIQLARAIKADPTLATVRLILLTSFGQPGDAKAAHQAGAAAYLMKPVRQSQLFECIARVMGAPTERAAAPLITRHNLQEEKVRALPRVLIAEDNALNQKVAVGMLEELGYKADVASNGREAVDAVSRIRYDLVLMDCEMPEMDGYEATAKIRQREEETARHTPVIAITAHATDDHREKCLAAGMDDCISKGVKIGELEALLQRWIVRRGQEPKGTKAE